The genomic segment AGGGGACAGGCAGGAGACCGTGGCTGTGTTCTGGATGCACTGGGTGCAGGATCGGGACGGGTGACAGCACCTGCCCTGGAAGGGCTCCCAGGCTGGTGTGCGCCTGTGGTGCTGTGGGCTGTGGAACATTCTCCTTGAGTGCTGGGGGTGAGGGCTGGATTCAGGAACGGAGGGTTGGAGGGGAGTTTAAGAAAAAAGTACCAAGAAATAGCGTTGCGCCAACTGTGGGGAGGGCGGAGAGGAAGTGCATTTCtagggatggaggaaggaaggtgaggccatcagggcagggaggggctccctggcctggggtggggcagggcgccCTGAGCTGGGGCTGCCCCACTGGCTGGGCCGGGCCTCCCGGGCCCAGGAGCGCTGTGACCCACCAGCAGCCAGGAGGAGCCGGGAAGGGGCTATGGGCATGGATGCCGCCAGCGAGGTCTGCAGAGTGGAAGCCACTCTGTGCCTACTTGGCCCAGATCAGAAATGTACCCCCACTTCTCTGCCCCGGGGGAGATAGAATGGCTGGCCCTTGTCCAAAGGCAAGACCGCTGATCCTCCTTGCCTCCTGTCCTGCCCCGCCACCCCCTTGGTCCTCCTGGGCTCTGGCTCACAGAGTGGCTGGCAGTGAACTCGTGAACGCCCTGGGTCAGGGAGGGGGTACTGGGCTCAAGGCTGGGCACCTACTGGGCCATAAGCACCCAGGAGGTGAGGGTGTAGGCAGAAGAGGTGTCTGGGAGAAGGCAGTAGGGGTTGGGGTGGGCATCAGGCCAGTGGAAGGGGGCCCTTCACTCCCACCGGTTCCCTAGCCAGCTGTCAcagtgcacatgtgtgtgtgctcacACACGTGCTCACATGGACGTGCTAGCAGAGGCTGCCCCTGAGGCGAGTGGTGCGAGGTGCTGGTCACTCCTGCGGTTCCCTGGTGCTCCGGCCTCACACATGGCCCCCCGCCTGCAGCACCACAGACGTGCACACGGTGGCCTCCCTGCTGAAGCTCTACCTGCGGGAGCTCCCTGAGCCCGTGGTCCCCTTCGCCAGGTACGAGGACTTCCTCAGCTGCGCCCAGCTGCTCACCAAGGACGAGGGGGAGGTTAGTGGCTCATGGGGACCCATCTTGTGGGGGCTGAGGGGGGCCTGCCAGTTAGTAGGGAGATGTGGAGTCAGGACTTTTCGTGATGTTTCCGGGCACAGATCCTGGCCTGCagcctgctctgtgtgtgtctggggtGCAGGGTGCAGTCCTGGGAGTGGCTTGCTCTTTGGCGGAGACAGGCCTGGACCCCTCTAGTCCGGGGAGGGCTACACCATCCGTCTGTGTGGGAGGGAACTCTGGCCCGGAGTGTCCCCTCCCTGCTTGCAGGCCTCTTGTCTCTCTGAGAGACAGGTACCTCCTGAAGCAGGCCGTGCTCCAGCCATGCCCCTGAATGCGGAGTACCCAGCCTGGGCCACCACCCAGCAGGCACTCCTGCTCCATCACCTGCTCCCACACCCAACCCAGGCTACCCAGGACGGCTGGCCGTGGGGTTCAGAAACAACCAGACCTTTCATCTGTTTCTATCCTGCCTCCTCCCAAAAGAATTTGAGACTGCCCCCAGGacagggcccccacccccaccctgcagcGCCCGCCTGCAGCCCGGGTCTGCTCCAGCTGCGGAAGGACTGTTTGCCCTCCCTGTGGCCGTGTGGGAGATGAGGGGTCTTTATCTGGCAAATATTTGTGCCTCGATAAGTGAGCTGAGCGCTGGCCCCGGCATTCCTCTGTGGCCCTGCAGAGGCACATCCCTCAAAACAGCTTCTGGAAAATAAATCTGCTTCGGCCCCCAAGAGCCTGGCCTGACTGCTCCTCGAAGGGAGACGGGAGTGGCGGCACCCCCTGGTCAACTGGGGCCCGGCCACATGGGCTGAGGATGGATGGAGGCCTGGACTCCGATTCCCAACTCCCCCTCACACACCCCTCCCTCCAGTAAGAGAAGGGCTGGGGCCACACTGCTGGTCTTTGAAATACTCTTTTTCTCAAGGGGACTCTGGAATTGGCTAAACAAGTGAGCAGCCTTCCCCTGGTCAACTACAACCTGCTCAGATACATCTGCAAGTAAGTGACCGGGGTGGGGGCTCCCGTCCGCCGTGCTCCGGCTCCGTGCCCTccatgggggttggggggcctggCTCTGCTCTCACCCGCACTTCTCCCTGAGTGTCAAGCCAACAGGAAATATAAAAGGACACACCCCACACTCCTGAGGCTCACAGGCCCCTTGGGAGCAGGCAGTGTCACAGTCCTGAGTGCATctttcctggaggaaggggacatagcctgttccttctgcctcctcTGAGTCTGCCTCCTGACCACAACCTGGGCTCAGGTGCTGGGAGAGGACCTCCAGGGTGGTCTCCCGCCAGCCCCGTGTCTCGGGGAGGGGGTTGGATCTTCCTAGGCATCCGTCCCCACTGCAGTGGGAGAGTTGTGTCCCTCCATGCCAACGACGGGCCCTTGTCCCAGTGGCCTTTGCTTCTGATGGCCCGCTCAGACGCCAGGGGAAGCTCTGGGCCTTCCAAGCCTGGCAGCAGCAGCTGGCTGTGCCCGGCAGCTGTGGAAACACGTGGGTGCAGCTGAGCGTGGGGGCCCGGCAGCTCCCAGGAGATCTGGCATCAGGACTTGCCTCTCTGCCAGCTGTCTCTTCCTAACTTTGAAGGTTTCTGGATGAAGTTCAGTCCCACTCAGATGTCAACAAGATGAGTGTCCAGAACCTGGCAACCGTTTTTGGACCTAATATACTTCGGCCACAGATAGAAGACCCGGTGACCATCATGGAAGGTAACGGGCGGGGTGGGCTTGGTGGTGCTCGGTGCTCTGGGCTCACCTTGGTCCTGGGCAGGTCCTCAGAACCCTCATGCCAGGCCAGCAGGACCGGTGGCGCCATCCCTGGGGACTTGACAGGAGCCTCTCCGGACCGCCTCGTTCCTCTCCCGGCTCCTCCTCCCTCGTGGGGTCAGCTGTAGAAGGCAAATCACTGGGTCATAGGGTACAATTAGaatggcggggggggggcagcAGGGTATAGAAAAGGTCGGCGTCCTTGCCCTTGAATACACACAGGTGTTTTTGCTTTACTAAAGTAATTTCAAGTAAGTAGTTGTCGTAGGCTTATTCTGGACGTCAGAGCTTTGCAAACCCTGGGGATCTTCTGTtcaataatgaaaaggaataaaaagataaaaactagCAGCCATAGCAGCTGCTTTCAATATGCCAGAGCCTCCACCGAGGGCTTTACTTCCATCACCTTGTTTGAACCTTGCAAGCAGCCCGAGGTGTGGTtactgcccccattttacagatgagccagGCCGGGAGGGGCGAGGTGACTTGTCAGCCAGAGTTTTCAAAGGGCACAGGTGCAGGCTGGCATGGAAATGAGAGCCCTGCTTGGAGACCCCACGGAAGACGGTCGCCATGGGGTTTGTGAGAGTCTTGCCGCTCACAGACGGGAAACCCACAGCCAGTCCCAGCTAAGGGGCGCGGAGGCTGGCCAGGGCTCAGGCAGGACCCAGCCCCGGTGCCACTCCTCACTGAGTGTGACCTGGGCGGGGGTTGTGGAGGGTGTGGGGTGGCTCTGGGGctgctctgctcccctcccccagctgaggGTGTGGCCCTCAGGTGGCACTCATGCCCAGCACCCGCCCCAGGCCCCAGAGCTCCCTCCCACCTGCCACGTTGCACGGATGCCTGAGGGCAAACGCTCACTCTGCTGACTTTGCTGAGTTCCTGCTTCACTTGCTCTTCTGGACTAAAGATTCTTTACTTAATTTTCCCCACGATTCTCAGTTACGTCCAAGCATTTCACCTTCCTCATCATGTCGAAGCTGCCCCCCACCACCCAGGCTGTGATCTTTGGTTGAGGATGAGCGGAGGCGAGGAGGCAGGTGGATCAATACCCTGGACCCTCTGCACTGCCTCCCTTTGTCGCTGACCCCTCCCCCACCGCACCGCCTCAGGAACTGAGTCCCCAAAGATGCCACAGGCTGCACGTCAGGGGCCGTGGCCTGGAGAAGAGGGgttgtgtgtatgggtgtgtgacTGTTTGCGTGGGGGGGCTGTTAGGGGGTGGCTGTGTGGatttgtatgtatgtgcatggaattgtgtgtgtatgtggctgtgtaagggattgtgtgtgtgtatgactgtaggagattgtgtgtgtgttatgACTGTGGgggggattgtgtgtgtgtgtgttgtgtgtatgtagggttgtgtgtgtgtgcccacatGCACCTGTAGGACATCTCTATTCCCTGTTTCAGTGTCCCGTGCCCTCCAGGGTATGGACAGTCAGGCATAGCCATTGTGGGCCGCCCAGGGCGGTGACATGGGGCAGCCGGGAGGGCTCTGCCATCCAGGTCGTGATTTCCAGCCCCAGCCTGCACTGGCTTACCCCACAGCCCTCTCGGGCATCTTGCCTCTCCTCCCCACACCAGCTGGTTGGGGTGGGCGCGAAGTGCCTCTCTGTGCTCCTGGCCCCACGTCGGAGGAAGGGGATCTTGGGCACGGTCTTTCTGTCCGTGCCTGGACTTGGAGGGTGTGGTGTCTGTCCTTTCCTTCAGGTCAGCAGATGGCAAGCTCTCATGGAGTCCTCACTTAAAGGGCAACCTGGTCTGGGGCTACAAGCAGGGCTGGGCACCCTGGGTCCGAGCTGCAGCTTCCCCTGACCCCTGGGAGAGGTTCTGGAGAGCCCGGGCTGGAGGCCCTCACATTCACAGCCaggcctctctccctgcttcttccTGGCAGGCACTTCCCTGGTCCAGCACCTGATGACCATCCTGATCCGCAAACACAGCCAGCTCTTCACCTCGAGGACCACAGAAGGGCCAGCCTCCCCACGCGGGGGCCCCCCTTGCACCGTGGGATGGGGCTCAGAGGAGGTCACCAGGGACAGCCAGCCAGATCCCGGCAGCCCCGGCGCCCCCGGCCTGCCCTCGCACAGGACCTCTTCTCTGGACGGGGCGGCCGTGGCGGCGCTCTCCAGAACCTCTCCCACGGGCCTGGGGAGCCGACGCGGCCCTGCTGCCACCAGCCCTGGGAAGAAGGTGCAGACTCTGCCCAACTGGAGGTCCTCCTTCCGGCAGTCGGGGTCCCGATCCGGGAGCCCGAAGGTGGGCAGCACATCCCTGGAGGTACCCATCATCTCCTCCGGAGGGAACTGGCTCATGAACGGGCTGTCCTCCCTGCGCGGCCACCGCCGGGCCTCCTCGGGAGACCGGCTCAAGGACTCAGGCTCCGAGCAGAGACTCTCCACCTACGACAACGTGCCCCCAGCCAGCCTCTTCCCCAGCACGTCCAGCGGGGCCAGCACGCCGTGGTCTGGGGCCTCCTCCTGCGAGGCCTCGGCCAGGGGCTCGGTCAGCAGCTGCACGGCCTGCCGGGCCAGCGACTCCTCCGCCTGCAGCTCCCTGCACGCCGAGGGGGCCCTGgagccctcccccgcccccagcagcaGTGAGGAGTGCAGACCCCTGGGCCCGGAGCGCGGCCTGGATGGGGTGGGCCCCTGCATCAGCAGCAGCGAGCCCAGCGAGCCGGGCAGCCCGGCCCGGGAGCACGCCCGCCGCTCCGAGGCTCTCCAGGGCCTGGTCGCAGAGCTCAGGGCACAGCTGTGCCGGCAGAGGACTGAGTACGAGGCGAGTGTGCAAAGGTAAAGGGCCGCGGCTGCAGGGCGGTGCGAGGCCGGCCCTCCCTGGGCCGGGCAGAGCCCTCGCAGCCAGCCGCTCACTGGGCAGCGGCCCCGGGCAGTCAGCCTCTGGAGCAGGGCTCAGAGCCGCCAGCTGCCCTTCTGGGAGAATGCCCCCAGgacagggctgggaggggtgtgggggtCCTGTCCTGGGGAAGCGTGGGAGCTGGGGGCCCTGGCATGCAGTCAGAACGCCTCAGGGCCTGCTGAACCACTGAGTGAGTCAGAATCAGCCTGAGCTGCTCAGAGTGACTCGGAGTGGGGGTCCCAGCATGGCCCTCAGGTAGGGAGGAGGCCAGCCCCCAAGGCGTGTTGCAGCCCGGGCGCTGTGTGTGGGGCAGGGCCCGCGTGCAGTGCAGGCCCCGGACCGGGCTGGCTGGCCGACCGTGCTTGGGCCTGGCGTGGAGTGAAGACTCCTGATCGGAATCCAGTTTCCTCCTAGGAGGGAGCTGGCAGTGCTGAGCCCAGCCCTCACTCCTGCTCTGTCAGAGGGCACCTCGTGCCACTCTCTAAGGCTTGCTCACTGATGGGCCCTGGTTCcatcctcccagcctccctctgaGGAGGGTActttccagctctgagaggcTGAGTTCCCCAGTGAACGTCACCAGCAGAGCCCACACTGGACAGTGCTCCCATCAGCATCTCAGACCCCTTAGCTCCGCTCGCCCCAGGCCTGGCGTCAGCCTGGCCTATGAACCCACGTCCCAAGCACTAGCAGAGGGCTTCAGCAGGTTCTGGGGGCTGCCTTTTCCCATCACACCGTGGAGGTGGAAGGGATTCTAACTCTGAGCCTGGGATTTCCACAGGGAGCTGGAAAGGCAGCACTTGGCCCTCCTGTTCTGCTGTAGCCGTCTCCTAGGTACCTGGGGTGTGTCAGGCGTGTGCAGGTGAAGTGTCCACGGCGGGAAGACGGCAGGAAAGGGCAGTGgcccctgccctgggggaggTCGGGGGTGGGAGTCACAGCAGGTGATGTCTGAGCCAGGACTTGAAGGACCAACAGGACTGAGTtgagggaaaaggagaaaggacaCAGTAGGAGAAAAACCCTAGGGTTTAAAATTGTGGAGAAAACCCACACTGTCAGCACTGGGTTGGAGCTGACCAGGCAGAGGTAGCGGTGGAAGCTCCCCGCAGGCTCGCTGGGAGGTGATGACTGCTGAAGGTGAGCTCAGACTAAACTGCGGAAAGCCTGGAGGTGCCCTGGGCGGAGGCTGGCTGAGGATGGCCTCAGAGTGGGGTGAGGACCACCTTCTCGTTCCCTCGGCCATTTGTGGAGCTGGCTTGAGCCTCTAGGCCTTTCACCGTCTCAGAGGCTGGGGTTCTCAAGGGGAAATGCAGTGTTGTTGCCTGGTGGGCTCTGGATTCGAGTCCTTGCCCCTTGTGTATTGGCTGAGTGTCTGGGCAGGCCCCCTGGGCACAAGTGACCTCATCGGTTTGTCGTGAGGAGGAAGTGACGTGGTAGGTGGGGGTGCCCGGCACAGAGCCCGGCACGTTCAGCACACTCGCGTGACCTCCTGCTTGGTGGGTCGGAGGTCAGGCAAGGCTCTCAGAGACAAAGGGAGAGCAGCGGCAGCCCTTGGGGGGCTCTCGCTGGCAGAGTAGCCTGGCCGTCATCCTGACTGGGGGGGGTGGTCTAGAGGGGCACAGGTAGGACTGGGGCCCCCTCCAGTGGGTCTTTGGGGGACATGTCTGCCCAGATGGAGTCTGGtctgggaggggcggggagaCCAGCTTTCTGCCCTGCCTCCTGGGACTCagagcccctcccctgctccctgctccctgcatTCCCCAGACACCTGACTGTGTCGCTTGTCTGCAATGCTGGGGACACAGCTATGACCCAGACTGATCAAAATCTTGTTCTTATTtggtgggagtgggagggggaACAGAGAGACCATAAACAggatagatttaaaaatatatatatgttagaaGCTTAGGCAGAGGAGGCAGACAAAGGGGAGcatgggggagagggtggggaggcacGGCTGGGAGGGGGCATCAGTGCTGTGGGCAGAAGGCCAGGTGCAGAAGCCGGCAGCTGAggggggctggggctgtgtgGGCAGGTGGAGGGAAGAGTGGGGGCACGGGGGGCCGAGAGGCCTTTTGGCAGGAGTGATGCCCTGATTTTATTCCCAGTGAGATGCGAAGCTGCTGCAGGGCCGTGAGGACTTTGATCATTTTGATGAGTTACCCTGGCTGCTGCGCTCAGGAGCGCCTGACGGGGGGGCTCAAGGGCAGACAAAGTCCAGTTAGGAGGCCCCGGCCACGCAGGCCAGACCTGCGGGTGGCGTGGACCTAAGGGGCAGCAGTTGAGGTGGGAGAAGCAGCCAGATTCCGAACATGTTCGGAAGAGTTTTTCCAGTTTTGATTggatgtggggagggggaggaaggactgACTTGAGGGACGTTTTTGTTTTGGCTGCGCAACTGGAGCAAGGTGGTCACTGGGCGGGGAGCCTGGGGCAGTGGGAGGGTGACTTGGGGAGGGAGGGTCAGGAGCTAGGCGGTGGGCCTGTTAGGTTGGAGATGCTTATTAAGTTTCTGAGTGGAACCGAGGGAGATAAAGATCGAGAGCTGTCGGCACGGAGCTGGTGCTTCTGAGTCTGGAGGCTGGACAAGGTCACCCAAGGAGCGGCGTGgaggggaggcccaggctgtgccTGAGAGCAACCGGGGTTGGGAGGACCTGGCAAAGGAGGGGCCCGGACTGGAGGAGAAGCAGTGGCGGGGGGGTCTTCTTTCTGACAGCAGGCCCAGTGCTcagatgggggtggggctgaaggGAGGCTCTCTCCCTTCTCCGTGCTTTGCGTTCGGTGGTTGAAGGTGGAGGCCTGGGCCTAGGTGCTGCGGGGAATCGGTATTtgctccacacacacaccatgtaCAGGGTGGTGCGTGGTGCACACATGGTCTCCTTGGGCCATTGTAGCTACATTGGGGGAAGGTTGTCCCCTGCTTTTTTAGGAGAGGGCACCAGGGCTGAGAGCAGTCTGTGTCCCATGCACAGTCACATGTCTCAGTCAGCCCGGTTCCCAGGGGCCAGGCGCCGCATGTCCCTCAGGTGTGACAAGAGCATGTCGTCTGGTGGAAAAGATGGCTGTGCCAACGTCTGCACAGTGTGGTGCCCACCTCCATGGGTGCCCGTGGTGGAGCCCTGTGGTAGCAGGAAGGAGCAGGGATGTGTGTGAGCTGCTGGGGAGGATCAGGAGATGCTCCCCAGGTGGTGCGGCCTCTGGGCCGGGGTGTGGAGGCTGAGTGAAAGTGGAAGACAAAGTGACATCCCGAACAGGGTTTCCTGTGAGTCACCGGAGCTCAAGGGGCCTCGCAGGAGAGCAAACTCGGGGACAGGTTCCTGCTGCCCTCTCAGTTCGGGGCCCAGTCCTGTTCTCTGCCAGCCGGCAGGCCATCCCTCACCAGGACAGTTGGCTGGGCCGGAGGGCAAGTGGTCACCTGTATTTGCGTGCAGAGTCAGGGAGGCCCGGCCTCGAGTGCCAGAAACCGAGCGAGGGTCTCTGGGGGTGAGCCCCCGCTGGCTCGGGGTGAAGCGCAGGGTCTTGTGAGGAGACGTGGTCCGTGCAGCCTCGCCTGGTGCGGGTCTGAGCCCGCACCGTCCTCTCCCACGTGCCAGGCTGACCGACCATCCCGCATCTGCAGACGGTGGAGCCCACCTGGCCAACCCTGTGGGCCCAAGTCTGAAACGTCttctcagtttttctctttttttggcatCTACTCATGGTATTTATTTACTTGTCTGTCAAGTTGGCAGAGATTCCTTTAAATTGCAGTAGTTGATCTACAGTGTtgttagtgtctggtgtacagcatagtgactcagtcacacatatacattatatattctttcatatttttcattataggttgtttcagggaaagacaaatatcacatatcactttcttcttgatttttaagACTCGAAGAAGGTAGTGCCGACCTGAGGAAACGAATGTCACGGCTAGAAGAAGAGCTGGACCAGGAGAAGAAGAAGTACACGATGCTGGAAATAAAGCTGCGCAACTCAGAGCGGGCGCGGGAGGACGCGGAGAAGAGGAACCAGCTGCTGCAGAAGGAAATGGAGGAGTTTTTTTCAACCCTGGGAAGCCTGACCACTGGGGCCAAAGGTGCCAGAGCCCCACAGTAAAGGAATGGGGGGAACTCGCTTCGTGCCTCGTGGCGCACCCTCCcgtcggcagggaggaggagccagAGCCTCTGCAGCTGGGACCTGGGCCTCTGTGGTGCCCAGAGATGCAGAGCCGGCTGGAGAGGGAAGTCCTGACACACACCACCCCAGCCCTGGGATGCTGGGGGGCACCGTCGGGAGCCCGAGCTCCGCACGGGGTCTGGATGCAGCTCTGACCACGCAGGCTGTGGCAGGCATCAGAGGGGACAGTCCCGTGGCCACCGAAACAGACGGCACCCGGGATCTGAGTAGCCCCCTGGGAACCTTTTGCATTCTTTATTAAATCTGCTCTGAAAGCATGATGTCTGGATGCCTGACTCCTTTTTTACCGGCACGTAAAGTGAGGGTTACCAAGTGACCTCCTCTGTTTCTCACAAGGTTGGGAGTCTTCAGGGTGTCCCATGGGTGGAATGGCAGGGGGTCTTCAGGAGTGGGGTGTGAGGCTCCTTTAGGGAACACCCAGCCTTGTCATGGCCACTGAAGCTGGCGGTAGGTGCATGTGTGTGCTCTCAGCTCCACCATCTGTGCTCCAAGCAGGAGGGTTACTCCCCCCTACCTACTGAGGGTTCCCCGCCCCCCAACTCCCCCCACGTCCCCCTGCCTGCTCTGAGCCACCTGCAGCTGGTCTGTCCTAGCATTCCTCTTCGGCCTCCACCATAACCTGCTTTCCTTCGCttggccccagccctgctccagaGTCAGAGCCTGAGACAGAGCTCAGCCTGGGTGCCGCACCCCCTGCTCCTTACGTGCAGGGTGACGGGGCGTGTGTCTAAAGGAGCAGTGAGCCAAGGTGAAGGGAAGTGCCTGATTGCTGTCCTCCAGGGACCCCGGCCTCAGGCTGTGCCCACCTGCCTTGCACACACCCCGCGAGCTGGTGCTagttcctctcccttccctcctgttcaCCTTCTTCCTTCATTTCATCCTCAGGTTTAGAGGTTCCACTGGGGCAGACCCTTCAAGAAAGCCTTTCCCTGGCCACCACCACAcacagcccaggcctgggccagagCCCCTCAGGATGGGCCTTCAGGGGCACCAAAGAAGCCACC from the Vicugna pacos chromosome 11, VicPac4, whole genome shotgun sequence genome contains:
- the ARHGAP22 gene encoding rho GTPase-activating protein 22 isoform X1, giving the protein MLSPKIRQARRARSKSLVMGDQSRSPGRPPCPRRLGPVLKAGWLKKQRSIMKNWQQRWFVLRGDQLFYYKDKDETKPQGFISLQGTQVTELLPGPEDPGKHLFEISPGGAGEREKVPANPEALLLMASSQRDMEDWVQAIRRVIWAPLGGGTARSSHAHPLEPLSPGIFGQRLEDTVHHERKYGPRLAPLLVEQCVDFIRERGLTEEGLFRMPGQANLVRDLQDSFDCGEKPLFDSTTDVHTVASLLKLYLRELPEPVVPFARYEDFLSCAQLLTKDEGEGTLELAKQVSSLPLVNYNLLRYICKFLDEVQSHSDVNKMSVQNLATVFGPNILRPQIEDPVTIMEGTSLVQHLMTILIRKHSQLFTSRTTEGPASPRGGPPCTVGWGSEEVTRDSQPDPGSPGAPGLPSHRTSSLDGAAVAALSRTSPTGLGSRRGPAATSPGKKVQTLPNWRSSFRQSGSRSGSPKVGSTSLEVPIISSGGNWLMNGLSSLRGHRRASSGDRLKDSGSEQRLSTYDNVPPASLFPSTSSGASTPWSGASSCEASARGSVSSCTACRASDSSACSSLHAEGALEPSPAPSSSEECRPLGPERGLDGVGPCISSSEPSEPGSPAREHARRSEALQGLVAELRAQLCRQRTEYEASVQRLEEGSADLRKRMSRLEEELDQEKKKYTMLEIKLRNSERAREDAEKRNQLLQKEMEEFFSTLGSLTTGAKGARAPQ
- the ARHGAP22 gene encoding rho GTPase-activating protein 22 isoform X2, whose amino-acid sequence is MLSPKIRQARRARSKSLVMGDQSRSPGRPPCPRRLGPVLKAGWLKKQRSIMKNWQQRWFVLRGDQLFYYKDKDETKPQGFISLQGTQVTELLPGPEDPGKHLFEISPGGAGEREKVPANPEALLLMASSQRDMEDWVQAIRRVIWAPLGGGIFGQRLEDTVHHERKYGPRLAPLLVEQCVDFIRERGLTEEGLFRMPGQANLVRDLQDSFDCGEKPLFDSTTDVHTVASLLKLYLRELPEPVVPFARYEDFLSCAQLLTKDEGEGTLELAKQVSSLPLVNYNLLRYICKFLDEVQSHSDVNKMSVQNLATVFGPNILRPQIEDPVTIMEGTSLVQHLMTILIRKHSQLFTSRTTEGPASPRGGPPCTVGWGSEEVTRDSQPDPGSPGAPGLPSHRTSSLDGAAVAALSRTSPTGLGSRRGPAATSPGKKVQTLPNWRSSFRQSGSRSGSPKVGSTSLEVPIISSGGNWLMNGLSSLRGHRRASSGDRLKDSGSEQRLSTYDNVPPASLFPSTSSGASTPWSGASSCEASARGSVSSCTACRASDSSACSSLHAEGALEPSPAPSSSEECRPLGPERGLDGVGPCISSSEPSEPGSPAREHARRSEALQGLVAELRAQLCRQRTEYEASVQRLEEGSADLRKRMSRLEEELDQEKKKYTMLEIKLRNSERAREDAEKRNQLLQKEMEEFFSTLGSLTTGAKGARAPQ
- the ARHGAP22 gene encoding rho GTPase-activating protein 22 isoform X3; protein product: MGLCCCKDWRGHLRAPKGGAGEREKVPANPEALLLMASSQRDMEDWVQAIRRVIWAPLGGGTARSSHAHPLEPLSPGIFGQRLEDTVHHERKYGPRLAPLLVEQCVDFIRERGLTEEGLFRMPGQANLVRDLQDSFDCGEKPLFDSTTDVHTVASLLKLYLRELPEPVVPFARYEDFLSCAQLLTKDEGEGTLELAKQVSSLPLVNYNLLRYICKFLDEVQSHSDVNKMSVQNLATVFGPNILRPQIEDPVTIMEGTSLVQHLMTILIRKHSQLFTSRTTEGPASPRGGPPCTVGWGSEEVTRDSQPDPGSPGAPGLPSHRTSSLDGAAVAALSRTSPTGLGSRRGPAATSPGKKVQTLPNWRSSFRQSGSRSGSPKVGSTSLEVPIISSGGNWLMNGLSSLRGHRRASSGDRLKDSGSEQRLSTYDNVPPASLFPSTSSGASTPWSGASSCEASARGSVSSCTACRASDSSACSSLHAEGALEPSPAPSSSEECRPLGPERGLDGVGPCISSSEPSEPGSPAREHARRSEALQGLVAELRAQLCRQRTEYEASVQRLEEGSADLRKRMSRLEEELDQEKKKYTMLEIKLRNSERAREDAEKRNQLLQKEMEEFFSTLGSLTTGAKGARAPQ
- the ARHGAP22 gene encoding rho GTPase-activating protein 22 isoform X4, producing the protein MASSQRDMEDWVQAIRRVIWAPLGGGTARSSHAHPLEPLSPGIFGQRLEDTVHHERKYGPRLAPLLVEQCVDFIRERGLTEEGLFRMPGQANLVRDLQDSFDCGEKPLFDSTTDVHTVASLLKLYLRELPEPVVPFARYEDFLSCAQLLTKDEGEGTLELAKQVSSLPLVNYNLLRYICKFLDEVQSHSDVNKMSVQNLATVFGPNILRPQIEDPVTIMEGTSLVQHLMTILIRKHSQLFTSRTTEGPASPRGGPPCTVGWGSEEVTRDSQPDPGSPGAPGLPSHRTSSLDGAAVAALSRTSPTGLGSRRGPAATSPGKKVQTLPNWRSSFRQSGSRSGSPKVGSTSLEVPIISSGGNWLMNGLSSLRGHRRASSGDRLKDSGSEQRLSTYDNVPPASLFPSTSSGASTPWSGASSCEASARGSVSSCTACRASDSSACSSLHAEGALEPSPAPSSSEECRPLGPERGLDGVGPCISSSEPSEPGSPAREHARRSEALQGLVAELRAQLCRQRTEYEASVQRLEEGSADLRKRMSRLEEELDQEKKKYTMLEIKLRNSERAREDAEKRNQLLQKEMEEFFSTLGSLTTGAKGARAPQ
- the ARHGAP22 gene encoding rho GTPase-activating protein 22 isoform X5, which produces MGLMPAARASSGCRACPRPPCRLPACCVPAAPGIFGQRLEDTVHHERKYGPRLAPLLVEQCVDFIRERGLTEEGLFRMPGQANLVRDLQDSFDCGEKPLFDSTTDVHTVASLLKLYLRELPEPVVPFARYEDFLSCAQLLTKDEGEGTLELAKQVSSLPLVNYNLLRYICKFLDEVQSHSDVNKMSVQNLATVFGPNILRPQIEDPVTIMEGTSLVQHLMTILIRKHSQLFTSRTTEGPASPRGGPPCTVGWGSEEVTRDSQPDPGSPGAPGLPSHRTSSLDGAAVAALSRTSPTGLGSRRGPAATSPGKKVQTLPNWRSSFRQSGSRSGSPKVGSTSLEVPIISSGGNWLMNGLSSLRGHRRASSGDRLKDSGSEQRLSTYDNVPPASLFPSTSSGASTPWSGASSCEASARGSVSSCTACRASDSSACSSLHAEGALEPSPAPSSSEECRPLGPERGLDGVGPCISSSEPSEPGSPAREHARRSEALQGLVAELRAQLCRQRTEYEASVQRLEEGSADLRKRMSRLEEELDQEKKKYTMLEIKLRNSERAREDAEKRNQLLQKEMEEFFSTLGSLTTGAKGARAPQ